From a region of the Cyprinus carpio isolate SPL01 chromosome A18, ASM1834038v1, whole genome shotgun sequence genome:
- the LOC109051792 gene encoding poly(U)-specific endoribonuclease-C-like isoform X1: MRRGYYFGWLLVLLALFTCSDASSQTVNQELSNIFNELWKLDVNRLSPGTHYNISLQGKAGYIPQGSTSAVDHASFPLFTSVDEAKLNSITTYARFMKLLDNYERSTGVAERVTAEEVTENNSFLDAILETAVMKRAHRYLIGKGKSRSDQRRFKNQLNSMWFRLYHRDRNGGEDSSGFEHVFVGETKFGREIMGLHNWVQFYLQEKQEILDYKGYKARDNDVPNKDDHVLNVQFSWHGLVKPVASAFVGVSPEFEMAIFTILFLTSTEKTTTAVVNLDEYQLEMVVYRHGRSIGTAYPKLLSSNNRHV; the protein is encoded by the exons ATGCGCAGGGG GTATTATTTTGGATGGCTCCTTGTGCTCTTGGCACTGTTTACTTGCAGTGATGCAtctag TCAAACTGTCAACCAGGagctttcaaatattttcaatgaGCTCTGGAAGCTGGATGTGAATCGCCTGAGCCCTGGGACTCATTACAATATCTCACTACAG GGCAAAGCTGGTTACATACCACAGGGAAGCACCAGTGCGGTAGACCATGCCTCATTCCCACTGTTTACCAGTGTTGATGAGGCCAAACTGAACTCCATTACCACTTATGCAC GCTTCATGAAGCTTTTGGACAACTATGAGAGGTCCACTGGTGTGGCAGAGAGGGTGACCGCTGAGGAGGTGACCGAAAACAACTCCTTTCTGGATGCTATTTTAGAGACAGCAGTCATGAAG CGTGCACACCGGTACCTGATTGGAAAGGGAAAATCACGCTCGGATCAGAGAAGGTTTAAGAATCAGTTGAACAGCATGTGGTTCCGCCTTTATCATAGAGACAGAAACGGAGG GGAGGACTCCAGTGGATTTGAGCATGTGTTTGTTGGGGAAACCAAGTTTGGCAGAGAAATCATGGGTCTTCACAACTGGGTCCAGTTTTACCTGCAAGAGAAGCAGGAGATTCTTGATTATAAGGGCTACAAAGCCAGGGACAATGATGTG CCTAATAAAGATGACCATGTCTTGAATGTGCAATTCAGCTGGCATGGTTTGGTCAAGCCAGTGGCCAGCGCCTTTGTTGGTGTGAGTCCTGAGTTTGAGATGGCCATCTTTACCATCTTGTTCCTCACATCCACTGAGAAGACCACCACAGCCGTGGTCAATCTGGATGAGTACCAGCTGGAGATGGTGGTGTATAGACACGGCCGCTCGATCGGGACCGCTTATCCCAAACTGCTGAGCAGCAACAACAGACATGTATAG
- the LOC109051792 gene encoding poly(U)-specific endoribonuclease-C-like isoform X2 has product MRRGQTVNQELSNIFNELWKLDVNRLSPGTHYNISLQGKAGYIPQGSTSAVDHASFPLFTSVDEAKLNSITTYARFMKLLDNYERSTGVAERVTAEEVTENNSFLDAILETAVMKRAHRYLIGKGKSRSDQRRFKNQLNSMWFRLYHRDRNGGEDSSGFEHVFVGETKFGREIMGLHNWVQFYLQEKQEILDYKGYKARDNDVPNKDDHVLNVQFSWHGLVKPVASAFVGVSPEFEMAIFTILFLTSTEKTTTAVVNLDEYQLEMVVYRHGRSIGTAYPKLLSSNNRHV; this is encoded by the exons ATGCGCAGGGG TCAAACTGTCAACCAGGagctttcaaatattttcaatgaGCTCTGGAAGCTGGATGTGAATCGCCTGAGCCCTGGGACTCATTACAATATCTCACTACAG GGCAAAGCTGGTTACATACCACAGGGAAGCACCAGTGCGGTAGACCATGCCTCATTCCCACTGTTTACCAGTGTTGATGAGGCCAAACTGAACTCCATTACCACTTATGCAC GCTTCATGAAGCTTTTGGACAACTATGAGAGGTCCACTGGTGTGGCAGAGAGGGTGACCGCTGAGGAGGTGACCGAAAACAACTCCTTTCTGGATGCTATTTTAGAGACAGCAGTCATGAAG CGTGCACACCGGTACCTGATTGGAAAGGGAAAATCACGCTCGGATCAGAGAAGGTTTAAGAATCAGTTGAACAGCATGTGGTTCCGCCTTTATCATAGAGACAGAAACGGAGG GGAGGACTCCAGTGGATTTGAGCATGTGTTTGTTGGGGAAACCAAGTTTGGCAGAGAAATCATGGGTCTTCACAACTGGGTCCAGTTTTACCTGCAAGAGAAGCAGGAGATTCTTGATTATAAGGGCTACAAAGCCAGGGACAATGATGTG CCTAATAAAGATGACCATGTCTTGAATGTGCAATTCAGCTGGCATGGTTTGGTCAAGCCAGTGGCCAGCGCCTTTGTTGGTGTGAGTCCTGAGTTTGAGATGGCCATCTTTACCATCTTGTTCCTCACATCCACTGAGAAGACCACCACAGCCGTGGTCAATCTGGATGAGTACCAGCTGGAGATGGTGGTGTATAGACACGGCCGCTCGATCGGGACCGCTTATCCCAAACTGCTGAGCAGCAACAACAGACATGTATAG